The genomic stretch GGCCGCGGCGTCACGCGACCGCCACGAGCCCGGCCGCCTCGATCGCCCGCACCGCCGCCGCGAACCGCGCCTCGCCCTCGCCCCCGATCAGTACCCACGGCACCCCGCGCCGCACCAGCTCGGCGCGCGACAGCTCGAAGAAGCGGCGGCGCTGCGGGCCGGTGCCGAACATCCGCGTGCCATCCTCGACCCAGGGCAAGTCGATGTCGAACAACAGATACAGGTCGGCGGTGCCCTGCCACGCATCGAACCACGGATCGCGCCGCCCGAACAGCATGTCGGCCCACACCGCAGTCATCAGCGGATCGGTGTCGAGGATCAGCGGCTGATCATGCGCGGCCAGCAGCATGCGCGCGCCCGCGTCATGGACCTTCGCGATCTCGACCAGGTCGGCCATCGTGAAATCGGTGCCGCGCGTCTCGGCATATTCGCGGCCATATTCGTCGACGAGTTGCGCGCCGAACCGCGCCGCCAGCCGGGGGGCGAGCGTCGACTTGCCGGTGCTCTCCGGCCCGTGGAGGCAGATGGTGCGCGGGATCATGCCCGCCGCTCCGCACGGCGCCATTCGATGAGCCCCACCACCGACAGCGCCAGAAAGACCAGATAGAGCGCCGCCGTCAGCCACAGCCCCTTGATCGCGAACAGCGGCACCGCAAGCAGGTCGATCGCGATCCACAACGCCCAGCTCTCGATCGCGCGGCGCGATTGCAGCACCTGCGCGACGACGCTCAGCACCGCGATCGTCCCGTCCCACCACGGCCAGGCGGCGTCGGTGGTCGCGTGCATCAGCGCCCCCCACCCCGCCGTGCAGACCGCGCACCCCGCCAGCCACGCCGTCCGCGCGCGCGCCGACAGCCGCACGACGCGCACTTCCCCGCTCTCGGCCCGCGACCGTGCCCAGTTGGACCAGCCATAGAGGTTCACGACGAAGAAGAAGATTTGGAGCAGCGCATCGCTGTACAGTCGCTCGCCAAAGAATATCCAGCCGTACAGCGCGACCATCGCCAGCGCGAAGGGATAGTTCCAGATGCTCCGGCGGACCACCAGCACCACGTTGATCAGTCCGAGGGCGGACGCGGCAATCTCGATCGGGCTCACGGTTAACGCGGTAGCAGGTTTAGGGCCGCCGTCGAGAGGCGGGTTGCCCTCCCCGCCCACCGCGCTAGTCTGACCCGGAAAAGAGAAGGACGCCCCATGCGCCATATCGCCGTCATCGGCTCCGGCCCCGCAGGCTATTATACCGCGGAGGCATGCCAGAAACGGTTCGGCGAAGATGTCCGCGTCGACATCCTCGATCGGCTTCCCGTCCCCTTCGGGCTGATCCGCACCGGAGTCGCGCCCGACCATCAATCGATCAAGGGCGTCTCGCGCCGGTATGCCGCAGTGGCGCTGACCGAAAATGTGCGCTTCGTCGGCAATGTCACAATCGGCCAAGACGTGTCAGTCGAGGAACTCGTGTCGCTGTACGACGCCGTTGTGCTGGCCACAGGCGCGCCGCGGGATCGCGCGCTCGACGTGCCGGGGGCCGATCTGCCCGGGGTGATCGGGTCGGCGGCGTTTGTCGGCTGGTATAATGGCCATCCCGACTATGCCGCGCTCGCCCCGGCGCTCGGCGGGCCGGGGGCAGTGGTGATCGGTAACGGCAATGTCGCGCTCGACGTCGCACGCATTCTCGCCAAGACCGATGCCGAGTTCGCCGGGTCGGACATTGTCGGCTATGCGCTCGATGCGCTCAGGGGCACGCGGATCGACACGATCACGCTGCTGGGCCGCCGCGGCCCGCACCAGATCGCCATGACGCCCAAGGAACTGGGCGAACTGACCGAATTGTCTCGTGCCGCGCCGGTCGTCGCACCCGAGGACCTGCCTCCACCCGAAGCCGACGCAGTGCTCGACCCCGGCCAGCGCAAGGCGGTTTCCCACCTGCGCCGCTTCGCACTGGCCAGCGCCGACAAGCCGATCCGCGTCGTGTTCGATTTCTTCGCGATGCCGGTCGCGATCGAAGGCGATGGCCGGGCCGAGCGAGTCATCGTCGAGCGGACGACGGTGGACCCCGAAGGCCGGGCGACCGGCACCGGCGAAACCTATGCGATCCCCGCCAGCCTGGTCGTGAGTTGCATCGGCTATCGCACCCCGCCGATCGATGGCGTCCCCTATGACGATCGCGCCGGGCGCTTCGCCAATGTCGAGGGGCGGGTGCTGCCCGGGCTCTATGCGGTAGGCTGGGCACGCCGCGGCCCGACCGGCACGATCGGCACCAACCGCCCCGATGGCTTTGCAATCACCGAAAAGATCGCCGCCGACATCGGCGAAGGCGCGGGCAAGCCGGGCCGCCCCGCGCTCGATGCACTGCTCGCGGCGCGCGGCGTCGACGTCGTCACCTTCCGCGACTGGCAGAAGATCGAAGCCGCCGAGATCGCCGCCGCGCGGGACGGCGCCCCGCGCGAGAAATTCACCAGCGTCGACGCCATGCTCGCCGCACGAATTAGCTGACCCGGCGCGCGCCGAGACGCTTGCACGACTCGAATCCCGTGGTTATAGGCGCCGCTCCAGCATCGGTCCGGCCCGTTTCGGCGCCCTGATCGATACTCCGTCGGGGAGTAGCTCAGCCTGGTAGAGCACTGTCTTCGGGAGGCAGGGGCCGGAGGTTCGAATCCTCTCTTCCCGACCATTTATCGCCACATCGTCGAGTGCGCGCCCCACGCGGGGTGGGCATTAGCCACAGCGGCCCGAGCGGCTCGCGCGAAAACCTGAGCGGTGGGGTGCCGATCCGGCGCACCGGCATAGATGCCGCGCATCGCAGCCCCGTCTTAACAATTGAAAACCCGGATACCGCGCATGGTGTTCCAATATCGCACCACGCTGCGGGCGGCCGCGCGCGCAATACGCAAATATTCCTATAATAATACATAGTCTATCGCACCGCATCCGTAGAAGCGCCGGTCGGGAAGCTCCTCATATGGGTTTGTACTTAAGATAAAATCGCACCTCAACGTTCATAGTAAATGATTTCCTACCCCGGCCACCCCAATAGAACCACTCCTATAATTAACGGAGATACTTCTATCTGGGGAAACGAACGTGAAACGCGGATTGGTCGGCTCGACTAGCCTGATAGCTCTTGTGGCGCTCAGCGGATGCGGCGGCGGGGGCGGTGCGAACAGCGCAGGCAGCGTGGCAGCACCGTCGGCACCGAGCCCGGTTGTTGCCTCCGCCACGACCGCCCCGATCGTGACCGCGACACCAGCGCCCGCTACCGTGTCGGCGCCGGAACCCGCTATCGCCGCCCCCGCTCCGACGCCGACGCCTGCGCCCGTCGCGGTGGCAGCGGCCCCGACGCCTGCGCCGACCCCGGCGCCCACGCCGACTCCGGCGCCTACGCCGACCCCGACGCCCGCGCCAACCCGACGCCCGCGCCAACCCCGACGCCCGCGCCAACCCCATCGCCCACGCCAACCCCGACGCCCGCGCCGACCCCGGCGCCTACGCCGACTCCGTCACCCGCGCCGACGCCGACCCCCGCGCCGGCCCCCACACCGACGCCTGCACCGACTCCGACCCCCTCCCCAACGGCGACATCGACGCAGGACGGACTCACGGGTCAGACGACCACCACGCCCATCCTCGGGGTCGCGCCGCCGACCGGCTATGTCATCACGCCGTTCTGGATGCAGCCGACGCGCTCGGCGAACGACAGCAAGGAGTTTCGCAACAACTACACTGCCGCCGAGATGGTCAACGCGCTCTACGCGCTCGAAAGCGGGCACATCGGCAGGGGCGTCACGGTCGGCCTGATCGACGACGGCGTGCTCAACGTCAGCGGTGAACTGGACGGTCGCATCAGCGCGCTGTCGAAGGATTTCGGCTATGTGACCACGGGCTCCAGCACGACCAAGCGCGAGAAAATCGGCGATGCGCAGTCCGATCACGGCACGGTGGTCGCCAACATCCTGTCCGGCGCAGCGAACGGCGCCGGCGGGGTCGGCTATGCCCCCGGCGCCGAAGTCGCGGTGCTGCGCATTTCCGACTGGAACGCCGACACCCAGACCGAGACGCTGACCCATTTCAACGAAGCGCTCGATTATGCCGGCGCGAACGGCATCAAAGTGATCAACAGCTCGCTGACCAATCGCGCCAGCAGCGCCTGGGGAAGCGCCGTCGCGCGATACGCCGCCACCGGCGGGCTGGTCGTCACTGCGGCGGGTAATACCTCGGCTGATGCGCCGACCGATGCCCCAGCGATCACCGATGCGAACCGTCGCGCCGTGCTGTTCGTCGGCGCGATCGATCCGAGCACGACCGACTATAAGCTCGCATCCTATTCGGCACGCGCGGGCACGATGATGGACCGCTATGTCGTCGCGGTCGGCACGCACTATACGCTCGATACCTCGGGCGCGATGACCGTGTTCAAGGGCACGAGTTCGGCCACCCCCGTCGTCACGGCGCTGGTCGCGGACATCCTGTCGAAATGGCCGCAGCTCAGCGGGCAACAGGCCGGCGACATCGTCCTTGCGACTGCGAAGGACATTGGCGATCCCGGCGTCGACCCGGTGTTCGGCCATGGCCTCGTCGATTTCCAGGCGGCACTCGCGCCGGTATCGCCCACGCTGTCCAACGGCACTGCCCAGACTCCGCTCGCCGCGTCGGTGATGGCGGTTGCCGACGCAGTGGGCACCGTGTCGCTGCAGACGGCCTTGTCCAAGGTCACGGTGCTCGACGCTTATGGCCGCGACTATCGCGGATCGATCGCCAATCTGGTGGTCCAGCCGCAGGTGTCCGATCCCCGCCGGATCGAGCGCCGCGTCCGTCAGATCAACGATCGTACCGCCATCGCATTCGGCCCATTGTCGGGCGAGTTCGCCTTTGCGCATTACCGCAATTCGGTCGATCCACGCGCGATCGACGCCACCGTCACTTCGGGCAGCGTCGCCTATGCCGGGCGCGACCTGGCGGTGAAGCTCGCCTGGAACGGAGTCGACTCGCTCCAGGGCGACACGATGGGCCTCGCCGCCTTTGCCGACGGCGTGCTCGCCTACGCTCCCCAGGCCGATGGCAGCATCGAAGTGGGTCGCCGCTTTGCCGGCGGCACGCTGGGCGCAACCTTTGCCTTTGGGCGGATCGGCGACAGCAGCGCACAGGCCGTGACGCTCGGCTGGACCAGCGGCACCACGCAGATCCGCGGTTCGTATATTTCCGAACGCGGCACCTTGATGGGCATGCCCACCGGCGCCGGCGCATTGCGGCTGGGCAGCGGCGCGCGCACCGTGATGGCGGAGGCGCACCATAGCCTGGCGCTGGCGGGCGCGTGGCGGCTCGAAGGCTATGGCTCGCTCGGCGTAACCCAGCTCAAGCTTGCGCACGGGTCGCTCGTCACCGACGCGACCCCGCTCGTCGCCAGCCGCTTCGGCATCCAGGCGAGCCGCCCGGCCTTTGGCGGCAGCATCAGCCTCGGCGTCGGCCAGCCGCTCAAGATCGAAAGCGGTGCCGCCCGTCTGACCTATGCCAGCGGCTATGACCTCGCGTCGGAATCGCTGATCTACGACACTGCGCAGGCCAGCCTCGCCGGCACGCGCCGGCTGCAACTGACCGGCGGTTATACCCGCGTCGGCGACGTCTCGTCGCTGCGTCTGGGCGTGATGCACGACACCCGCGACGGATCGACGAGCGCGCTCGCGGGCTGGTCGGTCCGCTGGTAATTTGGTCGCGCGACGCGTTCAGGGCGCCGCCTCGGCGGGGGTGAGCGCGAAGCTGCCCGTCGCGGGCGCGGGCGCAGCCACGGCGCCTGCCTCGCGCAGCACCGCGGCGATCGCCAGCGCACGGCGCTGAGTCAGCGTCGGGCGCGCGGGCGTTTCTCCGGCGGGGAGCCCTGGGACTGCAATGGCCATGCTGTTCCATCGCTGCGCCGCCCAGGCGGCCGTGCGCACGCTCTCGCGCGCTGCGCCATCGAGCGCGTCGGCGCCGGTCGCGAACGCAATCTGCGGCAGCGGCAGCAACGGGGGTATCAGCGCGATCGTCCAACCCTCGACTGCCGCGCTCGCCCGCTGCTCGAGCGCGCGATAGCTGTCGAGCGCCGCGCCGGGCAGCAGCGCGGCGGTCGCCGTCGCGCGGCGATGCTCGGTATCGATCGTCACGGCTTCGGCGGACACTCCCGCCGCAACGCCGACGACATGCGCGATCTGTGCTCCCGTCGCGAGCGGCGTGCTCGATCCTTGCGTCTCGCGGAGCCCCGCCCGCTGCGCCCCGATCGTCGCATCGGGATCGAGCAACACCTGATCGATGTGCAGGTCGAGCGGGCGCCCCAGCCGCTTTTCCATCGCCTCGCGCAACGCCCTTTCGGGGACACCGCGCGAAAGCGGCGCGATCACGACCGATCGCACGGTCCAGGGCGCACGATCGAAATCGACGTCGAGCTGCGTCACCCGCGCATCTGCCCCGAACCGCTCGGCCAGCGCGGCGCGAATCTGGCCGACGGCGACCGCCTCCGACGCGATCCGCCCCAGCGAGAACGCCAGCGGCACCGCCATCGCGACGAAGACGAACAGGAGCAGCAGCGTCTGCGTCCAGGATTGCTGGCTCGATAGCCCGTGGCCAAAGCCATAGAAGCGCGCGAGCACCGCCGCTGCCAAGGCGATCGTCACGAAATTGGTGACGAACAGCGCGAACGAGCCGCCCAGCACCGGCATGTTCCAGGTCGCGAGGCCATAGCCGACGACCGCGAGCGGCGGCATCAGCGCTGTGGCGATTGCCACCCCGACGATCGTCTCCCCGCGCCCGCGAATGATCGCAAAGGTTCCCGCCAGCGCCGCGAAAAGCGCGACCAGCAGGTCGAACAAATTGGGCCGGGTACGCGCCAATATCTCCGCGGTGGGCGCCTTCAGGGGCGACGCCACTACGATCAGCGCAGTAAACGCCACGGCCGCAATCGACCCAAAGGCAAGCGCGGCGACCGACCGCCGCATCTCGGCGAAATCGAACATCGCGATCGAAAAGCCAAACCCCAGGATCGGCCCCATCAGCGGCGATATCAGCATCGCGCCGATCACCACCGCCGGCGACGACAGGAGCAGTCCCAGCACGGCAATCCCCGCCGACATCAGCGTCATGAAGATATAGCGCGGGGTCCAGCCGCTATCCTCTACGATGCGATCAACGGTAGCGATGTGATCGACGCTGCCCACGATCGAGCGGCGCCACCAAAGCGCCAGGGGTATCGTCCGCACGCGTGCAGAGAGATGGCTCGGTTCATTTGAACAGCTCGGCGCGATTGCTAAGTGGAGCGTTTGCCGGTTTCATGCCGCTGCGAGAAGCGGCCGGTCGAAATAAACCTGATCGGGTGTCCTGCGGTCAAGCGACGAGTGCGGGCGTCGTCCATTGTAGAATGCCAGATAACGGCCGATCGAGCCGCGGGCCTCGCTGACCGAGCCATATGCCCGCAGGTAGACCTCCTCGTATTTCACAGAACGCCATAGCCGCTCTACGAACACGTTGTCGCGCCAGGCGCCGCGACCGTCCATGCTGATCGCGATTCTCTCGCGCTGCAGGACGGCGATGAACGCCATGCTGGTAAATTGGCTGCCCTGATCGGTGTTGAAGATTTCCGGCGCCCCGAAGCGCGTAAGCGCTTCCTCCAAAGCCTCGATGCAAAAATCGGTCTCTAGCGTGATCGACAGCCTCCAGCTGAGCACCCGCCGGCTGAACCAGTCGACGATGGCGATAAGGTAGACGAAGCCGCGCGCCATCGGGATGTACGTGATGTCGGTCGCCCAGACTTGATTGGGCCGCGTTACCGCCACCTTGCGAAGCAGATACGGATAGATCTTGTGCCCCGGTGCCGGCTTCGAGGTGTTTGGCCGCCGATAGATTGCCTCGATCGCCATCTTCTTCATCAGCGTCGATACGTGCAGCCGGCCGACCTTTATGCCTTCGGCGGCAAGCAGGTCGCGCAGCATCCGGCTACCCGCGAATGGGAAATCCATGTGCAATGCGTCGATCCGCCGCATGAGGGCAAGGTCGGCAGCCGAGGTCGGCCTTGGCAGATAATAGACGCTGCCGCGGCTGATCCCCAACTCGCGCACTTGCCGCGTCACTGGCAACGCGTGCGAACGGTCGATCATCGTTTTGCGCTCGGCAACAGTCCTGCTTTGCCGAGCGCCCCGGACAAAAAATCGTTCACCAGCGTCAACTCGCCGATCTTGGCGTGAAGCGTCTTCACGTCGATCGCAGGCTCGGCCGGCTCGCTATGGCCCTCCGATCCGAAAACTCCCGCCGCCCCTTCCAGCAACTGGCCGCGCCACGTCGTGATCTGGTTCGGGTGAACGTCAAACTGCTGCGCCAACTCGGCCAGCGTCTTCTCGCCCTTCACAGCAGCCAAGGCCACCTTCGCCTTGAAGGCCGGGCTGTGGTTCCGGCGTGTTCGTTTCGTCATCTGATCTCCTGTTCGACGCCATGCTGGCCGCCTTCAGGCAGAAACTCCACTTAACAGCCTGTGCAAATTTGCCGAGCCACCTCTCAGACCCGTTTGCAATCCGATTATCCGTCAATCGCCGTCCGTCCCTGAGATCGCGCGGTTCTGCGCGTGACAGCAACGCCGCAACCGGCGGCGGGTTCATCGCGCAGCCGCTGGCCGCGCTGCCCAACCGAGCGGATCGCAGGTTCAATCGAGCGGAACGGACGGACTAGCCCTTTGTTATATCGGGGAAATCGGAGGCATATCATGGCAGACACACTCGACACGCCGCCGCTCGACGACGGCCCCCTCGCTACGTCAAAACATCGAAGCGCCGCAGTCGACGCCACGACAGAGACGCTGGTGGAGGCACCTGCGGATGGCAATGCCGATACGCTGATCGGGCGCAGTGTCACGATCAACCGCCCGCGACAGGAGCTGTTCGCCTATTGGCGCGATTTCGCCAACCTGTCGACCTTCATGGAGAATGTCGAGCAGGTCGAGAGTCTCGATGCGCGGCGCTCGCGCTGGGTGGTCAAGGCGCCGGCGGGCAAGACCGTCGAATGGATTGCGACAATCACCGAGGAAAGCGACGGCGCCTTCATCGCCTGGGCATCCGAAGCCGGCGCGGATGTGCCCAATAGCGGGCGTGTCGACTTTCGCGATGCGCAGGGTGAGCGCGGGACGATCGTCACCGCGACCATCCTCTACGATCCGCCGGGCGGCACGATCGGCAAGATCGTCGCCAAGCTGTTCCAGCGCGAACCCGCGATTCAGGCGCGTCGCGACCTGCGCCGCTTCAAACAGCTTATGGAAACCGGCGAGATCGCCACGGGCGCGCGCAGCCGCCGCCTCCAGGAAGAAGGAAAGAACTGATGCGCGCTCTGGCATGGCACGGGAAGCACGATGTCCGCGTCGACACCGTCGACGACCCCGAAATTCTCAATCCGCGCGATGCGATCATCAAGATCACGTCGACGGCGATCTGCGGCTCGGACCTGCATCTGTACGACGGTTATATCCCGTCGATGATGGCGGGCGACATCCTCGGCCATGAATTCATGGGCGAAGTGGTCGAAACCGGCCCCAAATCGACGCTTAAAAAGGGGCAGCGCGTCGTGGTGCCGTTCACCATCTCGTGCGGGTCCTGCTACCATTGCGGCAAGCACCAATATTCCGCATGCGACAACGGCCTGCCGGCCGATAATCAGGATATCGCGATGGCCGCTTATGGCCAGCCGATGTCGGGGCTGTTCGGCTATAGCCACATGACCGGCGGCTATTCGGGCGGCCAGGCGGAATATGTCCGCGTGCCCTTCAGCGACGTCGGCCCGCTCGTCGTTCCCGATGGGATTGACGACGACAAGGTGCTGTTCCTCTCGGACATCCTCCCCACCGGATGGATGGCGGCGGAGAATGCCGAGATCGAGCCCGGCGACACGGTCGCGGTATGGGGTTGCGGCCCGGTGGGGCTGTTCGCGGTGCAATCGGCCTTCCTGATGGGCGCCGAGCGCGTGATCGCGATCGATCATTTCCCGCGCCGGCTCGAACTGGCGCGCCAGTTCGGCGCGGAGACGATCAATTTCGAAGAGACCAAGACCTATGAGGCGCTGATCGAAATGACCGGCGGGATCGGTCCCGACGCCGTGATCGACGCCGTCGGACTGGAAGCGCACGGCGCGTTTGTCGACAACATCATCGATCAGATCAAGGCCTCGACCTTCCTCGGCACCGATCGCATCCACTCGATCCGCCAGGCGATCCACGCCTGTCGCAAGGGCGGGCGCGTCTCGATGCCTGCCGTCTATGGCGGCTTCGTCGACAAATTCCCGCTCGGTGCGTTCATGGAAAAGGGGCTGACGCTCAAGACCGGCCAGACGCATGTCCAGCACTACATGCCCGCGCTGCTCAACGCGATCATGGAAGGCAAGATCGATACGACCTTCCTGATCAGCCACATCCTCCCGCTCGAGCAGGCGCCCAAGGGCTATAAGATGTTCCACGACAACCAGAATGAAGTGACCAAGGTCGTGCTGAAGCCCGGCCTCTCGCTGGCAGCGGAGTAGGATCGTGGCAGACAAGCTCGCAATCGTCACCGGCGCCTCGACCGGGATCGGCTTTGAACTCGCTACCCTGGCGGCGCAGCAGGGGTACGACCTGATCGTGGTCGCCGACGAAGCGCTGATCGACGCCGCCGCGCGCGATTTCGGCCAGTTCGGGACGCAGGTCCAGTCGGTCCAGGTCGATCTGGCGACGATCGACGGCGTCGACGCGCTGCTGGCGGCGGCGGGTGGGCGGCAGATCGACTTGCTCTGCGCCAACGCCGGCACCGCGACGGGCGGGGCGTTCCTCGATATCGAAGTGGCCAAATGGCGCCATTCGGTCGACACCAACGTCACCGGCACGGTCTATCTGCTCCAGAAGGTGCTGGCGGCGATGGTCGCACGCAACGACGGCAAGATCCTCGTCACCGGATCGATCGCCGGCTATGTCCCCGGCAGCTTCAACGCGATCTACAATGCGACCAAGGCCTTCATCGACAATTTCACCGAGGCCCTGCGCAACGAAATCAAGGACGTGGACGGGGTCACGCTCACCACGCTGATGCCCGGGCCTACCGACACTGAATTCTTCGCGCGTGCCGACATGCTGGACACGTCGGTGGGCCAGGACGAGCACAAGGCCGATCCGGCCAAAGTGGCGAAGGACGGCTTCGACGCGCTGTTCGCCGGCAAGGGGCATGTCGTCTCCGGGCTGTCGAACAAGATACAGGTGCTGGGATCGGGCGTGGTGCCGCAATCAGTGCTTGCCGAGGCGCACCGCAAGATGGCCGAGCCCGGCAGCGGCGAGGAATAGCCGAACCGACGCGGGGCGGACGGGGCGACACAACCCCGCCCGCCCCGGCCATCCCCTGTGCTGACGCGCCTACTCGTAGCGCAGGGCATGGACCGGATTGGTGCGGGCGACACGGAAGGCATGCCCCCCGATCGTCACCACTGCGATCGCCAGGGCCAGCAGCCCGGCGGCGACGAAGGGCAGCGGGCCGAGTGCCATTCGCGCATCGAACTGGTTGAGCCAGTCGCGCATCACCCACCACGCGATCGGCCAGGCGATTACGTTCGCGACCACCACCGGCCGCGCGAACTGCCAGATCAACAGCCGGACGATGTTCCCCGTCCGCGCGCCCAGCACCTTGCGGATGCCGATTTCCTTGGTGCGACGCTCGGCGGTGAACGCGGCGAGGCCGAAAAGCCCCAGGCAGCCGACGATGATCGCCAGCAGCGCGAAGAGCGCGAACATCTGCCCCCGCGCCTCCATGCGACGATAGCCACGCTCGAGGATTTGGTCGGCAAAGCGCGCACCGAACGCCACGTCGGGCGCCATGCTCCGCCATATCCGCTCGATGTCTGCGCTGACCTTGGCCGGATCGCCCTTGAACCGCGCTACCAGCCAATGCGCGCTGTTGTCGTTCCAGTAGAACAGGATCGGCTCGATCGGCGTGTTGATCGGGCGGAAGCGCGAATCCGCCACCACGCCGATGATCGTGAGCAGCATCGAGCCGCCATATTCGTCCTTGGTGCCATAGCGCAGCGTCTTGCCCAGCGCCGCCTGCGGGCTCGCAAAGCCCAGGCGCTTCACCCCGGCTTCGTTGATCACGACATTGGCGCCGCGCGCCGCCAATGCCTTTTCGGCGGCGGGCACTTCGGGAAAGGGCGTCGTCATGTCGTCCGCGGGACGATTGCGATCGAAGGTCCGCCCGACGAGGGTGCGGATGCCCATGGTGGGGAAATAGCCCGGGTCGGCGGAATAGATGCCGATATCGACCGGATCGCTCCGGCCGGTGACCCGCACCGTCGTGCTGGACGTATTGTCGGTATTGACCGCGATGCCGGTGCGCCCGGCATTTTCGACACCCGGCAGCGCCTTAACTGAGCGGATCAGCGCCTCTTGCCGCCCCTCGAACGCTTCGGAACTGATGCCGCTGACCTGGACCAGCCCTTCGCGATCATAGCCCGGATCGAGATTACGGGCGTAGAGCGTCTGGCCATAGACCACCGCGGTACAGATCATCAGCCCGATCGACACCGCGAATTGCAGGATCACCAGCCCGCTGCGCAGCCGCCCGGAGCCTTCCGCCTCCGATGCCGACTTGTTTGCCTTCAGCACCCGCGCCGGCTCGAACCGCGACAGGTACAGCGCGGGATAAATCCCGCCCGCCGCGCCGACCAGCACGATGAGCGCGAGGACCGGCACCAGCATGCCGTCGCGGCCCAGATAGTGGAGTTCCAGATCGGCATCGAGGAACTGCGCGAACCAGGGTAGCGCGACCTCCGTAAAGGCGAGCGCAGCGAGCATCGACAACGCGGCAAGCAGCATCGATTCGCCCAGAAACTGCGTAACCAATTGCCGCCGCGTCGCGCCCAGCACCTT from Sphingomonas hengshuiensis encodes the following:
- a CDS encoding DUF389 domain-containing protein, which gives rise to MRTIPLALWWRRSIVGSVDHIATVDRIVEDSGWTPRYIFMTLMSAGIAVLGLLLSSPAVVIGAMLISPLMGPILGFGFSIAMFDFAEMRRSVAALAFGSIAAVAFTALIVVASPLKAPTAEILARTRPNLFDLLVALFAALAGTFAIIRGRGETIVGVAIATALMPPLAVVGYGLATWNMPVLGGSFALFVTNFVTIALAAAVLARFYGFGHGLSSQQSWTQTLLLLFVFVAMAVPLAFSLGRIASEAVAVGQIRAALAERFGADARVTQLDVDFDRAPWTVRSVVIAPLSRGVPERALREAMEKRLGRPLDLHIDQVLLDPDATIGAQRAGLRETQGSSTPLATGAQIAHVVGVAAGVSAEAVTIDTEHRRATATAALLPGAALDSYRALEQRASAAVEGWTIALIPPLLPLPQIAFATGADALDGAARESVRTAAWAAQRWNSMAIAVPGLPAGETPARPTLTQRRALAIAAVLREAGAVAAPAPATGSFALTPAEAAP
- a CDS encoding FAD-dependent oxidoreductase; the encoded protein is MRHIAVIGSGPAGYYTAEACQKRFGEDVRVDILDRLPVPFGLIRTGVAPDHQSIKGVSRRYAAVALTENVRFVGNVTIGQDVSVEELVSLYDAVVLATGAPRDRALDVPGADLPGVIGSAAFVGWYNGHPDYAALAPALGGPGAVVIGNGNVALDVARILAKTDAEFAGSDIVGYALDALRGTRIDTITLLGRRGPHQIAMTPKELGELTELSRAAPVVAPEDLPPPEADAVLDPGQRKAVSHLRRFALASADKPIRVVFDFFAMPVAIEGDGRAERVIVERTTVDPEGRATGTGETYAIPASLVVSCIGYRTPPIDGVPYDDRAGRFANVEGRVLPGLYAVGWARRGPTGTIGTNRPDGFAITEKIAADIGEGAGKPGRPALDALLAARGVDVVTFRDWQKIEAAEIAAARDGAPREKFTSVDAMLAARIS
- a CDS encoding S8 family serine peptidase, which gives rise to MRRRGRCEQRRQRGSTVGTEPGCCLRHDRPDRDRDTSARYRVGAGTRYRRPRSDADACARRGGSGPDACADPGAHADSGAYADPDARANPTPAPTPTPAPTPSPTPTPTPAPTPAPTPTPSPAPTPTPAPAPTPTPAPTPTPSPTATSTQDGLTGQTTTTPILGVAPPTGYVITPFWMQPTRSANDSKEFRNNYTAAEMVNALYALESGHIGRGVTVGLIDDGVLNVSGELDGRISALSKDFGYVTTGSSTTKREKIGDAQSDHGTVVANILSGAANGAGGVGYAPGAEVAVLRISDWNADTQTETLTHFNEALDYAGANGIKVINSSLTNRASSAWGSAVARYAATGGLVVTAAGNTSADAPTDAPAITDANRRAVLFVGAIDPSTTDYKLASYSARAGTMMDRYVVAVGTHYTLDTSGAMTVFKGTSSATPVVTALVADILSKWPQLSGQQAGDIVLATAKDIGDPGVDPVFGHGLVDFQAALAPVSPTLSNGTAQTPLAASVMAVADAVGTVSLQTALSKVTVLDAYGRDYRGSIANLVVQPQVSDPRRIERRVRQINDRTAIAFGPLSGEFAFAHYRNSVDPRAIDATVTSGSVAYAGRDLAVKLAWNGVDSLQGDTMGLAAFADGVLAYAPQADGSIEVGRRFAGGTLGATFAFGRIGDSSAQAVTLGWTSGTTQIRGSYISERGTLMGMPTGAGALRLGSGARTVMAEAHHSLALAGAWRLEGYGSLGVTQLKLAHGSLVTDATPLVASRFGIQASRPAFGGSISLGVGQPLKIESGAARLTYASGYDLASESLIYDTAQASLAGTRRLQLTGGYTRVGDVSSLRLGVMHDTRDGSTSALAGWSVRW
- a CDS encoding SRPBCC family protein codes for the protein MADTLDTPPLDDGPLATSKHRSAAVDATTETLVEAPADGNADTLIGRSVTINRPRQELFAYWRDFANLSTFMENVEQVESLDARRSRWVVKAPAGKTVEWIATITEESDGAFIAWASEAGADVPNSGRVDFRDAQGERGTIVTATILYDPPGGTIGKIVAKLFQREPAIQARRDLRRFKQLMETGEIATGARSRRLQEEGKN
- a CDS encoding IS3 family transposase (programmed frameshift), encoding MTKRTRRNHSPAFKAKVALAAVKGEKTLAELAQQFDVHPNQITTWRGQLLEGAAGVFGSEGHSEPAEPAIDVKTLHAKIGELTLVNDFLFRGARQSRTVAERKTMIDRSHALPVTRQVRELGISRGSVYYLPRPTSAADLALMRRIDALHMDFPFAGSRMLRDLLAAEGIKVGRLHVSTLMKKMAIEAIYRRPNTSKPAPGHKIYPYLLRKVAVTRPNQVWATDITYIPMARGFVYLIAIVDWFSRRVLSWRLSITLETDFCIEALEEALTRFGAPEIFNTDQGSQFTSMAFIAVLQRERIAISMDGRGAWRDNVFVERLWRSVKYEEVYLRAYGSVSEARGSIGRYLAFYNGRRPHSSLDRRTPDQVYFDRPLLAAA
- a CDS encoding AAA family ATPase, whose protein sequence is MIPRTICLHGPESTGKSTLAPRLAARFGAQLVDEYGREYAETRGTDFTMADLVEIAKVHDAGARMLLAAHDQPLILDTDPLMTAVWADMLFGRRDPWFDAWQGTADLYLLFDIDLPWVEDGTRMFGTGPQRRRFFELSRAELVRRGVPWVLIGGEGEARFAAAVRAIEAAGLVAVA
- the pnuC gene encoding nicotinamide riboside transporter PnuC — its product is MSPIEIAASALGLINVVLVVRRSIWNYPFALAMVALYGWIFFGERLYSDALLQIFFFVVNLYGWSNWARSRAESGEVRVVRLSARARTAWLAGCAVCTAGWGALMHATTDAAWPWWDGTIAVLSVVAQVLQSRRAIESWALWIAIDLLAVPLFAIKGLWLTAALYLVFLALSVVGLIEWRRAERRA